Proteins encoded together in one Lathyrus oleraceus cultivar Zhongwan6 chromosome 5, CAAS_Psat_ZW6_1.0, whole genome shotgun sequence window:
- the LOC127087859 gene encoding protein OXIDATIVE STRESS 3 LIKE 1, translating to MVVPFSLVDKMRTEDWLLVEREDEDDQCSSSTTSSIGKDSDVSKCSEIDDENEVQSAYKYDEPFNMMDSLHHHLPIRKGISKFYDGKSKSFMCLANDVSSPSVKDIAKPENAYTRRRRNLMAFNHVWEKNRNFLLRSNNGGIFKRTLRLNQSAVAHEFAMNCSGSCSREESTSSSYHRSPPRRRNQLSSASSSTNSSIHSHWLISNSAAIVMNSSMRNEAEHLSR from the exons ATGGTGGTTCCATTCAGCCTTGTGGATAAAATGAGAACAGAAGACTGGTTGTTGGTAGAGCGTGAAGATGAGGATGACCAGTGTTCATCTTCAACGACTTCGTCCATTGGGAAGGACAGCGATGTTTCAAAATGCAGTGAGATAGACGATGAGAATGAGGTTCAGAGTGCATATAAATATGATGAACCATTCAACATGATGGACTCACTCCATCATCACCTTCCCATCAG GAAGGGAATCTCAAAGTTCTACGATGGCAAGTCTAAGTCATTCATGTGTTTAGCAAATGATGTTTCTTCACCATCTGTTAAAGATATTGCAAAACCAGAAAATGCATACACAAGACGGCGTAGAAATCTAATGGCCTTCAATCATGTTTGGGAGAAGAATAGAAATTTCCTTTTGAGAAGTAACAATGGTGGAATTTTTAAGAGAACGTTAAGATTAAATCAAAGTGCTGTGGCTCATGAATTTGCAATGAACTGCAGTGGTAGTTGTTCCAGGGAGGAATCAACTTCAAGCTCATACCATAGATCTCCACCTCGTCGACGAAATCAACTGTCTAGTGCAAGTTCTAGTACAAACTCTTCTATTCACTCTCACTGGCTGATCTCCAATAGTGCTGCAATTGTAATGAATTCCTCCATGAGAAATGAGGCTGAGCATCTATCACGTTAA